Part of the Streptomyces antimycoticus genome, GTCCTCCTGGGGCATGGGTGCGGTCCGGCCGTCGGGCGCGGGGTGCGCGGTCGGCGCGGAACGGGCGCGGGGGCGGGCGAAATGGCGCATCATCGGCATCTCGACACCGCGCCACAGCAGCAGCGACACCGCCACACACAGCGCCGACACCACCAGGGACAGCGCCGTGGCGGTCACCGTGTCGAAGGTCCGCTGGTCCAGTTGCACCCGGATCGCGTACAGCACCGGGAAATGGACCATGTACAGCGCGAACGACGCCTCACCCAGCACCACCAGGCCCCGGCGCCCCAGCCAGTTCCCGCGACCCTGAACATCACGGGTGGCGATGACCGGGATCAGGGCGGCCACCGGCAGACAGGTGGCCGCTCCCCATACGTACTCCTCGGGCAACTGCGGCCGCGCCGCGAAGACTCCCGCCAGGGCGAGCAGCGGCCAGCGCAGCCGCAGCGTCGGCCAGCGGTCCAGTTGGACCGCCCGGGCGAGCACCACCCCGAGGATGAACTCCAGCAGCCGTACCGGCGGGAAGAAGTAGATCAGCCACCACCGCTCCGTCGAGAGCGGCGACCAACTCCCCGGCGCCGCCTCGTCGGTGATCGCCATCGCCACCAGCGGCATCGTCACCACCAGCGCCGCCACCAGGGCGATCACCGGCCAGAGCAGCCGCGCCGGGAGCGCCTGCACCGGCCGGATCAACAAGGGGAAGAGGAGGTAGAAGAACGCCTCGCAGGAGATGGACCAGGTGACCGGATTGACACTGCTGAAATCGGCCATGTCCGGGACCCAGGCGTGCACCAGCAGCAGATTCCGGACCGCCTCCCCCAACCCCGGATCCGGCACCGGAAGCAAGGCGGCGGTGCCCGTCACCATGAGCAGGCCCAGCATCAGGGTCCAGGTCACCACATGGTTGGGGAAGATCTTCACCAGTCGGCGGCGCCAGAACCGGAGGGCGGTGTCGGTCGGGGACGCGTTCCACGCCAGCACGAAACCACTGAGGAGGAAGAAGGAGGAGACCGCCGCCGCGCTGGCCATGGACGAGGCATCGGCGGCCTCATAGACCCCCTGGTCCTCGAAGAATCTGCCCAGCGTCAGCACATGGCCCGCCAGCACCACCCCGGCCAGCAGAAAGCGAAGACCCGTCAACGACGGCAGCCGATCGCCACGCGGTAACACACCGCCCACAGGAGACCCCTCCCCAAACGACGCAGGCACAGCACCCACGAGCCTGCCCGTCGCACCACCCCGGCTCCAATACCGCCCCCACGGGAACATCCAGGCGAACCCCACCACCCGCAGCGGGACCTTGCCGGTCCTGCACGGTGGACCGGGCTACCCGAGTGGTCCGCTGTTCGAGGCATTCGAGCCGCTTGCCCGGGAGCGTGAGGTCATCTGGTACACGAATCGAAGCGCGCTCATAGCCACGATCCGTCGACCGGCCTCTGATCGCCGGGTGACTCAGCCGCGTGGGCCCGGCGTGCGCAGGAAGTCCGCGAGCGCCTCCAGCAAGCGGTCCACGTCCTCGGCGCTGTTGTAGGGGGCCAGGCCGATGCGCAGGCCGCCGGTGTCGCCCAGGCCCAGCCTGCGGGATGCCTCCACCGCGTAGAAGGAGCCGGAGGGGGCGTCGACGCCGCGGCTCGCGAGGTGGCGGTAGGCGTCGGTGGTGTCGCGGCCGTCGATGGTCAGCAGCACGGTCGGGGTGCGGTCCGCCGCCCGGGAGTGGATGGTGATCGGGTCGAGGGCGGCCAGGCCCTCGTCGATGCGCCGGCGAAGAGTGGCCTCGTACTGTTCGAGGGCTGTGAACGACGAGGCCAGCCGCTCCCTTCGGCTGCCTTCGGCGCCGGGGGCCAGGGTGGCGAGGAAGTCGACGGCGGCGCGGGTGCCGGCGAGGAATTCATAGGGCAGGGTGCCGAATTCGAAGCGCTCGGGGACGTCGTTCGTCGAGGGGAGCAGCTTGTCCGGGGTCAGGGTCTCCAGGAGCTCGGGCCGGCTGGCCAGGACGCCGAGGTGGGGGCCGAAGAACTTATAGGGGGAGCAGCAGAAGAAGTCCGCTCCGAGCTGCTGGATGTCGACATGGGCGTGGGCGGTGTAGTGCACGCCGTCGACGTAGAGCAGCGCCCCGGCCGCGTGCACCCGCCGGGAGATCTCCGGGATGGCCGGGCGGGTGCCGATCAGGTTGGAGGCGGCGGTGACCGCGACCAGCCGGGTGCGGTCGCCGAGCTGGGCGCTGATGTCGTCGGGGGTCAGTTCGCCGGTCGCGGGGTCGAAGTCGGCCCAGCGGACGGTGGCGCCGGCGGCTTCGGCGGCTTGGATCCAGGGGCGGATGTTGGAGTCGTGGTCCAGCCGGGACACCACGACCTCGTCCCCCGGTGACCAGGTCTTGGCGAGGGTGCGGGAGAAGTCATAGGTGAGCGCGGTGGCGCTGCGCCCGAACACGACCCCGGCCGGGTCGGCGCCGAGCAGATCGCCCATGGCCTGCCGGGCCGACTGGACGAGGGCCTCGGAGTTGCGCTCCCCCGCGGTGAGCCGGCCTCGGTTGGCCAGCGGGTTGGCCAGCGCGTCGGTGATGGCCTCGATGACGGGGAGGGGGGTCTGGGTGCCCCCGGGGCCGTCGAAGTGGGCCGAGCCGGCCTTCAGTGCGGGGAACTGTGCGCGGATGGCGCTGATGTCGTATGCCACGAGCGACTCCTTGCCGAGGGGTGACCAGGGCGATCTTATGCAGGCACCGGTGCGGAACGGCAGGGGGCGGGGTGGGGCCGCCGCGCCGGGGAGAGGTGTTCCGGCGCCCGGACAGCCACCCTGATTGAATCTGTACGTATGGGGATGAATCACCCTCCTCTTCCACCGTGCGGGACCGGGACGCGGAAGGCGGTGGCGCCGACGTGAGCAGCGAGGCTCCTCCCCCGCCCGAGCGACCGAAAGGGCGGGGCAGACGCGCTCGGCGTGGTGTGACCGGCGGCTCTGCGGGGCGTGCCTCGCGGGCGGTGGCGCGCGCCCGTCACTCCGGCTCCGCGGCCCTGGCGACGGCGGTGCGCCGGGCGGAGGACGAGGGCGGGCGGGTCCATCCCGGGCTGCGTCTGGCCACCGCCTACGCATGGCGTCTGCTGGTCATCGGGGTGGCCGTCTATCTGGCGTTCTCGGTGCTGGGGCAGTTCGAGCTCGTCGCGGTCGCGGTGTTTCTCGCGCTGGTGGCCACCGCCTTGCTGCGGCCGCTGGCCGATCTGCTGGCGCGGGTGCTTCCGAGGCCACTGGCGGTGGCGCTGGCGGTGTTCGGCACGCTGTTCGCGGTGATGGGGCTGCTGGCGCTGGTGGGGAACGCGGCGGCCGGGGAGGCGGGCCGGCTCGTGGGTGAGCTGCGCGGCGGGATCGGCCGGATCGAGCGGTGGCTGGAGGGGCCGCCGTTCCATGTCCGGCACGGCGTGCTGTCGGGGGCCCACGACAAGGTCACCGCATTTGTCTTGCGGCATCGCGCGACGCTGATCAGCAGAGCGCTCAGCAGCGCGGGGCGGGTCGTGGAGGCGGGCACGGCACTGTTCCTGGCCCTGTTCTGTTCGGTCTTCTTCATTCATTCCGGGGACCGGATGTGGCGGTGGTTCCGGGGCCAGCTCCCCGAGCGCGCCCGGTCTCCGTGGGACCGGGCGGCGCGGGCGGCGTGGACCACCTTCGCCGGATACACCCGGGGCATCATCGTCGTGGCGGCCTCCAACGCGGCCCTGGTCGGTATCGCGCTGTCCCTGCTGCGGGTGCCGCTGGCCCTGCCGCTGACACTGCTGGTGTTCTTCGCGACGTTCGTTCCGCTGATCGGCTCGCCCATCGCCCTGGCGGTGGCGACGGTGGTGGCCCTGGCCGGGCGGGGTCCGGCCATCGCGGCCGTGGTGCTGCTGCTGATCGTGGCGGTCGGTCAGTTCGAGGGCCATGTACTGCATCCGCTGGTGATGAGCTGGGCGGTACGGCTCCATCCGGTGGTGGTGGCGATTTCGGTCATCGCCGGAAGCATCGTCGCGGGGGTGATCGGGGCGGTCGTGGCGGTGCCCATGGTGTCCGTCGCCTGGTCGGTGACGCGGGCGCTGCGCCGCCGACCGCCCGACGAGGCCTGACCGGCGCGGGGCCGAAACACCCCACGCGCAGGTGACCGGAACGCACCACCTAAATGGCATCTGAGATTCGCATTAAGCTAATGTGTCGCCATGCGGCTGACGAAGTCAACGGACCTGGCACTCCGCACGATCATGCGGCTGGCGGTCACCGGAGCCGAGCCCTGCACTGCCCGGCAGGTCGCCGGGGAGATGCAGGTGCCCTACAGCCACCTGGCCAAGGTGGCGGCCCGGCTACAGCACCTGGGCCTGATCGAGACACGGCGCGGTCGGGGCGGTGGGCTGGCGCTCACCGCGACTGGGCGCACCGCCTCGGTCGGCCAGCTGGTCCGGGAGTTCGAAGGGGTCGGCGATGTCGTCGACTGCGAGGGGGATGCGCCGTGTCCACTGCGGCAGGGGTGCCGGCTGCGCATGGCGCTGCGCCGGGCACAGGAGGCGTTCCTCGCCTCGCTCGATCCCCTGACGGTGGACGATCTGGTGGCGTCCCCGACCGGCCCGGTGCTGCTGGGGCTGGTCGGGCGCGCACCCGGTGTGTCCCCGTGAGGCCGCCCCGTCCGGGGTGCGCACCCCGGGCCCCGTCCCCCTGAGCCGTGATGCCACGGAGGTCGCCATGCCTGCTTCACTCACGCCGCTGAATACGAATCTGAGATACCAGTTAGGCCCGCTCATGCTCTCCCAGAAGTCCGCCGAGACCGTCCGCGCCACGCTTCCCGCCGTCGGTGAGGCCATCGGCACCATCGCCGACCTGTTCTACCGGAAGCTCTTCGCGGCCCACCCCGAACTGCTGCGGAATCTGTTCAACCGGGCCCACCAGGCCGCGGGCACGCAACGGCAGGCTCTCGCGGGCGCGATCGCCGCGTTCGCCACCGCCCTCGTGGAGCGGCCCGGCGTCCGCCCCGACGCCCTGCTGAGCCGGATCGCCCACAAGCACGCCTCGCTCGGGGTGAGCGCCGCGCAGTATCCGGTGGTCCACCGTCATCTGTCCGCCGCCATCGCGGAGGTGCTCGGCGACGCGGCCACCGAAGAGGTGATCGCCGCCTGGGACGAGGTCTACTGGCTGATGGCCAACTCCCTCATCGAGACCGAGCGGCGGCTGTACGCGGAGCAAGGAGTGCTGGCCGGGGGGACCTGGCGGCAGTGGGAGGTGATCGAGCGGAGCCGGGAGACGGCGGATGTGGTCACCTTCCGGATACGACCGGCGGACGGCCGCCCCGCCCCGGCGTTCCGAGCGGGCCAGTATGTCTCGGTGCAGGTGGAACTGGCCGACGGGGCGCGGCAGATCCGCCAGTACAGCCTGACCAACGCCCCCGACGCCACGGTGCGCACCTTCTCCGTCAAGCGCGTGGACGCCGGCGAGGACCCGGCCGGTGAGGTCTCCGGCCATCTGCACGACCACGTCCACGAGGGCGATGCGCTCACCGTCTCCGCGCCCTACGGCGACATCGTGCTCGACGCCACGGACACGCCACTGCTGCTCGCCTCCGCGGGAATCGGCTGCACCCCGATCGTGGCCATGCTGGAGGAGCTGGCGGCCAGAGGCCATCAGGCCCCGGTCATCGCCGTCCACGCCGACCGCTCCCCCGCCGACCACGCCCTGCGCGCCGACCAGGAGCGGCTGGTCACCAAGCTGGCTCAGAGCACTGCCCACATCTGGTACGAGCGGCCCGAGGGCGACTGGCCGGCCGAGCGCACCGGCCATGTCGACCTGTCCGGGATCGGGGTCCCGGACGGCGTCCAGGCATATCTCTGCGGGCCGCTGCCCTTCATGCGGTCGGTGCGGACCCAGCTGCTGGAGCGCGGTGTGCACCCCTCCGCGATCCACTACGAGGTCTTCGGACCCGATCTGTGGCTGCCACGGGGCGACGACGAGGGTCACTGACGCCCGACCCCCCATGATGTTGGCCGGATGAACTCGAATGGCCCAGGGGCCGGTCGCTTTCACCCCGGGGAACGTGGGACCGTACGGACACGGGTTCTGTCCGTTCCGTACGCAACCATGCGGAATGTTCCGTCCGGTACCCCCACATCGACGAGGAACCATGGATCGCGAAAAGATCACTCTCAGCGGCGCTCAGGAGACCTTGCTCGCCACGCTGTACGGCAGGGCGGTCGACAGCCGTTCACCGGACTCCATCCTGCACGACCACGCGGCCCACGAGGCGGTGGAGCGTGTGGCCTACGACTTCAGCAAAACGGGGATGACGGACACGACGGCCGTCGGCATCGCCCTGCGGGCGAAACAGCTCGACGACTGGGCCATGGAGTTCCTGGCCGAACATCAGAAGGCGACCGTGCTCCATCTCGCCTGCGGTCTCGACACCCGGGTGCAGCGCCTCGACCCGCCCTCGTCGGTGCGCTGGATCGACATCGACTAC contains:
- a CDS encoding acyltransferase family protein, with protein sequence MTGLRFLLAGVVLAGHVLTLGRFFEDQGVYEAADASSMASAAAVSSFFLLSGFVLAWNASPTDTALRFWRRRLVKIFPNHVVTWTLMLGLLMVTGTAALLPVPDPGLGEAVRNLLLVHAWVPDMADFSSVNPVTWSISCEAFFYLLFPLLIRPVQALPARLLWPVIALVAALVVTMPLVAMAITDEAAPGSWSPLSTERWWLIYFFPPVRLLEFILGVVLARAVQLDRWPTLRLRWPLLALAGVFAARPQLPEEYVWGAATCLPVAALIPVIATRDVQGRGNWLGRRGLVVLGEASFALYMVHFPVLYAIRVQLDQRTFDTVTATALSLVVSALCVAVSLLLWRGVEMPMMRHFARPRARSAPTAHPAPDGRTAPMPQEDPTP
- a CDS encoding cysteine desulfurase-like protein, whose translation is MAYDISAIRAQFPALKAGSAHFDGPGGTQTPLPVIEAITDALANPLANRGRLTAGERNSEALVQSARQAMGDLLGADPAGVVFGRSATALTYDFSRTLAKTWSPGDEVVVSRLDHDSNIRPWIQAAEAAGATVRWADFDPATGELTPDDISAQLGDRTRLVAVTAASNLIGTRPAIPEISRRVHAAGALLYVDGVHYTAHAHVDIQQLGADFFCCSPYKFFGPHLGVLASRPELLETLTPDKLLPSTNDVPERFEFGTLPYEFLAGTRAAVDFLATLAPGAEGSRRERLASSFTALEQYEATLRRRIDEGLAALDPITIHSRAADRTPTVLLTIDGRDTTDAYRHLASRGVDAPSGSFYAVEASRRLGLGDTGGLRIGLAPYNSAEDVDRLLEALADFLRTPGPRG
- a CDS encoding AI-2E family transporter yields the protein MARARHSGSAALATAVRRAEDEGGRVHPGLRLATAYAWRLLVIGVAVYLAFSVLGQFELVAVAVFLALVATALLRPLADLLARVLPRPLAVALAVFGTLFAVMGLLALVGNAAAGEAGRLVGELRGGIGRIERWLEGPPFHVRHGVLSGAHDKVTAFVLRHRATLISRALSSAGRVVEAGTALFLALFCSVFFIHSGDRMWRWFRGQLPERARSPWDRAARAAWTTFAGYTRGIIVVAASNAALVGIALSLLRVPLALPLTLLVFFATFVPLIGSPIALAVATVVALAGRGPAIAAVVLLLIVAVGQFEGHVLHPLVMSWAVRLHPVVVAISVIAGSIVAGVIGAVVAVPMVSVAWSVTRALRRRPPDEA
- a CDS encoding RrF2 family transcriptional regulator, which translates into the protein MRLTKSTDLALRTIMRLAVTGAEPCTARQVAGEMQVPYSHLAKVAARLQHLGLIETRRGRGGGLALTATGRTASVGQLVREFEGVGDVVDCEGDAPCPLRQGCRLRMALRRAQEAFLASLDPLTVDDLVASPTGPVLLGLVGRAPGVSP
- a CDS encoding globin domain-containing protein, which codes for MLSQKSAETVRATLPAVGEAIGTIADLFYRKLFAAHPELLRNLFNRAHQAAGTQRQALAGAIAAFATALVERPGVRPDALLSRIAHKHASLGVSAAQYPVVHRHLSAAIAEVLGDAATEEVIAAWDEVYWLMANSLIETERRLYAEQGVLAGGTWRQWEVIERSRETADVVTFRIRPADGRPAPAFRAGQYVSVQVELADGARQIRQYSLTNAPDATVRTFSVKRVDAGEDPAGEVSGHLHDHVHEGDALTVSAPYGDIVLDATDTPLLLASAGIGCTPIVAMLEELAARGHQAPVIAVHADRSPADHALRADQERLVTKLAQSTAHIWYERPEGDWPAERTGHVDLSGIGVPDGVQAYLCGPLPFMRSVRTQLLERGVHPSAIHYEVFGPDLWLPRGDDEGH